One region of Chryseobacterium muglaense genomic DNA includes:
- a CDS encoding OmpA family protein, translated as MKNLKLGISALALTVASTVFAQTTNNPWMIGVGAHAENHTAQRGNFSNTFSATNLTKNMFNTNNFSITPPLSKLTVARNIGKGLVIDWQTSVGNVDNKRLNMGKEFMLMTGLGFQAKAAGLLWDEESWFDPYLRVGANYLRHDYTALSFPRQTFINGNPAEMTDIDDGTVQMGKANHFMLATGAGVNFWLTKNFGLGVQGDYVSSPTDKANYANFWQASASLNFRFGNRDRDKDGILDKDDLCPDTPGLPEFQGCPDTDGDGVPDKDDQCPDVAGPVENGGCPWPDTDGDGVIDKDDACPTVAGPAENNGCPWPDTDNDGILDKDDACPTVPGVLEFNGCPPPVIVVPIDETITREFKDLLFDFNKATIRKESTGKLDTAAKIIKDAPAQNFVIVGMTDKKGSDLYNLNLSKQRAASVVAALEARGVNPSVLKSIGIGEQDAKVPETASDAERQADRKVIVRAVSGSEWETMKKNDIVITKPAKKKAPAKKKK; from the coding sequence ATGAAAAATCTAAAATTAGGAATTTCAGCATTGGCGCTTACAGTTGCCTCTACTGTTTTCGCTCAGACTACCAACAATCCGTGGATGATCGGAGTTGGTGCTCATGCGGAAAACCATACAGCACAGCGTGGTAATTTCAGTAACACGTTTTCTGCTACTAATTTGACGAAGAATATGTTCAATACGAACAATTTTTCTATTACACCACCACTTTCTAAATTAACAGTTGCTAGAAACATCGGTAAAGGTTTAGTTATTGATTGGCAGACTTCTGTTGGAAATGTTGACAACAAAAGACTTAACATGGGTAAAGAATTCATGTTAATGACTGGTCTTGGTTTCCAAGCTAAAGCAGCTGGTTTACTTTGGGACGAAGAGTCTTGGTTTGATCCTTACTTAAGAGTAGGTGCAAACTATTTGAGACATGATTACACTGCTCTTTCTTTCCCAAGACAAACTTTCATCAATGGAAATCCTGCGGAAATGACTGATATCGATGATGGAACAGTTCAAATGGGTAAAGCTAATCACTTTATGTTAGCTACCGGTGCAGGTGTTAATTTCTGGTTGACTAAAAACTTCGGTTTAGGAGTACAAGGTGATTATGTATCTAGCCCAACTGATAAAGCTAATTATGCTAACTTCTGGCAAGCTTCTGCTTCATTGAACTTCAGATTCGGAAATAGAGATAGAGATAAGGATGGTATCTTAGATAAAGACGATTTATGTCCAGATACACCAGGTTTACCAGAATTCCAAGGATGTCCTGATACAGATGGTGATGGAGTTCCAGATAAAGACGATCAATGTCCAGATGTTGCTGGTCCAGTTGAAAACGGTGGTTGTCCTTGGCCAGATACTGATGGAGATGGTGTTATCGACAAAGATGATGCTTGTCCTACAGTTGCAGGTCCTGCAGAAAACAACGGTTGCCCTTGGCCAGATACTGATAATGATGGTATCTTAGATAAAGACGATGCATGTCCTACAGTTCCTGGAGTTCTAGAATTCAACGGATGTCCTCCTCCAGTAATAGTAGTTCCAATTGATGAAACTATTACAAGAGAATTCAAAGATCTTTTATTTGACTTCAACAAAGCTACAATCAGAAAAGAGTCTACAGGTAAATTAGATACTGCAGCAAAAATCATTAAAGATGCTCCAGCTCAAAACTTTGTGATTGTTGGTATGACTGACAAAAAAGGTAGCGATCTTTATAACTTGAACTTATCTAAGCAAAGAGCTGCTTCAGTAGTTGCTGCTTTAGAAGCTAGAGGTGTAAACCCTTCAGTATTGAAATCTATCGGTATTGGTGAGCAAGACGCTAAAGTTCCTGAAACTGCTTCTGATGCTGAAAGACAAGCTGACAGAAAAGTTATTGTAAGAGCTGTATCAGGTTCTGAATGGGAAACTATGAAGAAAAATGATATCGTAATTACTAAGCCAGCTAAGAAAAAAGCTCCGGCTAAAAAGAAAAAATAA
- the smpB gene encoding SsrA-binding protein SmpB has protein sequence MKIEKTVRILNKRARFEYEILEEIEAGMVLTGTEIKSLRSSKASITESFCQFIDGELYIINMMIDEYKLGTFYNHKTKRERKLLLHKRELLKFEKKLKDAGNTMIPLKLYINDAGKAKILIALGRGKKLFDKREAIKDRENKRNLDRILKKS, from the coding sequence ATGAAGATTGAAAAAACAGTTAGGATACTTAATAAAAGAGCTAGATTTGAATATGAAATTCTAGAAGAAATAGAGGCGGGGATGGTGTTGACAGGTACCGAGATTAAATCTTTACGCTCTTCTAAAGCTTCTATTACAGAATCTTTTTGCCAATTCATCGATGGTGAATTGTATATCATTAATATGATGATTGATGAATATAAATTGGGTACTTTTTATAATCATAAAACAAAAAGGGAACGGAAGTTGCTCTTGCACAAACGAGAATTGTTAAAATTTGAAAAAAAACTTAAGGATGCAGGTAACACGATGATTCCTTTAAAACTTTATATTAATGATGCGGGTAAGGCTAAAATTCTTATTGCACTCGGGAGAGGAAAAAAACTCTTTGATAAAAGAGAGGCTATAAAAGATAGAGAAAACAAAAGAAACCTCGACAGAATATTAAAGAAAAGTTAA
- a CDS encoding stage II sporulation protein M has protein sequence MREVYFIKQNKEKWLGIEQVVQGKIKKNPDDLSSLYINLINDLSFAQTYYPKSNTVVYLNHLSSQIFQKIYKTKRVEENRLIYFFKTEVPLIVYENQRYLIYSFLFFIFFMLIGVLSAMYDKDFANLILSEGYVNMTLENIKNGNAVGVYQDGSTWGSTIGITFNNIIVGAKLYIYGITGGLGTLYLLMQNSVMVGTFQYFFYEHGALGDSARGIWLHGAFEIFSMVVEGMCGLILGTSILFPKTLSRFNSFKVGFKNSFKIFLSTVPFTICAGIIEGYVTRHALNMPLSLNLFIIFGCLGIIGYYYFVYPHIVNRRIKNTINDAIL, from the coding sequence ATGAGAGAGGTTTATTTCATTAAACAAAATAAAGAAAAATGGTTGGGAATTGAGCAGGTTGTTCAAGGGAAAATTAAAAAAAATCCTGATGACCTGTCTTCGTTGTATATTAACCTTATCAACGACCTTTCTTTTGCCCAGACTTACTACCCCAAAAGTAATACGGTTGTTTATTTGAATCATCTTTCGTCTCAGATTTTCCAGAAAATTTATAAGACTAAAAGAGTTGAAGAAAACAGACTGATTTATTTCTTTAAAACAGAAGTTCCTTTAATTGTTTACGAAAACCAAAGATATTTAATTTACTCATTTTTGTTCTTTATATTCTTTATGCTGATTGGTGTTCTTTCGGCAATGTATGATAAAGATTTTGCGAATCTTATTCTAAGTGAAGGCTATGTAAATATGACTCTCGAAAACATCAAAAACGGAAACGCAGTGGGTGTTTATCAGGATGGCTCAACTTGGGGAAGCACAATCGGAATTACTTTCAATAATATTATCGTCGGCGCAAAATTATACATCTACGGAATTACCGGTGGACTCGGAACTCTATATCTTCTGATGCAAAACTCTGTCATGGTAGGAACTTTTCAGTATTTTTTCTACGAACATGGTGCCTTAGGGGATAGCGCAAGAGGAATCTGGCTTCACGGTGCATTTGAAATTTTCAGTATGGTGGTTGAAGGAATGTGCGGTTTGATTCTCGGAACATCGATTCTTTTCCCTAAAACACTTTCAAGATTTAATTCTTTTAAAGTAGGATTCAAAAATTCATTCAAAATATTTTTAAGCACAGTTCCCTTTACCATCTGTGCCGGAATTATTGAAGGCTACGTAACGAGACATGCTTTAAACATGCCTTTGTCACTCAACCTTTTCATTATTTTTGGCTGTTTGGGTATTATTGGATATTATTATTTTGTTTATCCACATATTGTTAACCGAAGAATAAAAAACACAATCAATGATGCAATTTTATAA
- a CDS encoding glycosyltransferase family protein: MEILYAFQGTGNGHVARAQEIIPILKKYASVDTFISGHQSQLKADFPINFQHKGISLLYNKTGGISYKKILLENNFLEAFKTIKQIDLSKYDLIINDYEPLTGWACKTKNLNMIELSHQASMSFKETPKPPKKDFFGELILKYYVPSERKIGFHFENYHPQIKKPVIRRKIRNLNPDKKGFYVVYLPSFSDENIIKVLSEVPVEWKVFSKNSKLQRKVRNVEIFPIDEIQYLKYFENCDGILCNAGFETPAEALFMDKKLFVIPIHNQYEQECNACALDKMGIPNSKILDGKEIKNWVASDLHFQVNYPDDIEDILLKEVLAL; this comes from the coding sequence ATGGAGATTTTGTATGCATTTCAGGGGACTGGCAACGGTCATGTTGCACGCGCACAGGAAATTATTCCTATTCTTAAAAAATATGCTTCCGTTGATACTTTTATCAGTGGCCATCAATCTCAATTAAAGGCCGATTTTCCGATTAACTTTCAACATAAAGGTATTTCCCTGCTTTACAACAAAACGGGCGGAATTTCCTATAAAAAAATCCTCTTAGAAAATAACTTTCTCGAAGCTTTTAAAACAATTAAGCAAATCGATTTAAGCAAATACGATTTAATTATCAATGATTATGAACCTTTGACGGGGTGGGCATGTAAAACGAAGAATTTAAATATGATTGAGCTGAGTCATCAGGCTTCAATGAGCTTTAAAGAAACCCCAAAACCTCCAAAAAAAGATTTTTTCGGTGAACTGATTTTAAAATATTATGTTCCAAGCGAAAGGAAAATAGGTTTTCATTTTGAGAATTATCATCCACAAATTAAAAAACCGGTCATCAGAAGAAAAATAAGAAATCTGAATCCTGATAAAAAAGGATTTTATGTGGTTTATCTTCCTAGTTTTTCAGATGAAAATATCATTAAAGTTTTAAGTGAAGTTCCTGTAGAATGGAAAGTTTTTTCCAAAAACAGTAAACTTCAGAGAAAAGTAAGAAATGTTGAGATTTTTCCGATTGATGAAATACAATATTTAAAATATTTCGAAAACTGTGACGGAATTTTATGCAATGCAGGATTTGAAACTCCGGCCGAAGCACTTTTTATGGATAAAAAATTGTTTGTAATTCCCATTCATAATCAATATGAACAGGAATGTAATGCGTGTGCTTTAGACAAAATGGGAATTCCGAATTCTAAAATTTTAGATGGAAAAGAAATTAAAAACTGGGTAGCTTCAGATCTTCATTTTCAAGTAAATTATCCCGATGATATTGAAGATATTCTGCTGAAAGAAGTTTTAGCTTTGTAA
- a CDS encoding RDD family protein, with amino-acid sequence MSQIAINTSQNVNINFITASIGERMVAYIIDLLIKVAYLVATFYLFFNIFNLGYILDSLDSWSQNAVYIVLTLPVALYPLVLESLMEGQTPGKKVMKIRVVKIDGYQASFGDYLIRWVFRLIDTTFAGIVGLISMIVSKNNQRLGDIASGTAVISLKNNINISHTILENINHDYVPTFSQVIGLSDNDMRIIKDNYLKALRIDDRQVITKLSDKIKSILKLEVDPTKMTERQFIGIIIKDYNYYTGKDS; translated from the coding sequence ATGTCTCAAATTGCGATAAATACCTCTCAAAATGTAAATATTAATTTTATCACGGCAAGTATCGGAGAACGAATGGTAGCCTACATTATCGATCTTCTCATTAAGGTGGCTTATCTTGTGGCAACGTTCTATTTATTTTTTAATATTTTCAATTTAGGATATATTTTAGACAGCTTAGATTCGTGGTCACAAAATGCCGTTTATATTGTTCTTACATTACCTGTTGCGCTTTATCCACTCGTTTTGGAAAGCTTGATGGAAGGACAAACGCCTGGAAAAAAAGTAATGAAAATACGGGTCGTAAAAATTGACGGTTATCAGGCGAGTTTTGGAGATTATCTGATAAGATGGGTTTTCAGATTGATTGACACAACCTTCGCGGGAATTGTCGGCTTAATTTCTATGATTGTTTCTAAAAACAACCAACGTTTAGGAGATATCGCTTCCGGAACAGCAGTAATTTCGCTTAAAAACAACATTAATATTTCTCATACTATTCTTGAAAATATTAACCATGATTACGTTCCTACTTTTTCACAAGTGATTGGATTAAGTGATAATGATATGAGAATTATAAAAGACAATTATTTGAAAGCACTGAGAATTGACGACCGACAGGTTATTACAAAACTTTCAGACAAAATAAAAAGTATTCTCAAACTGGAAGTTGACCCCACAAAAATGACCGAAAGACAGTTTATAGGAATTATCATTAAAGATTATAACTATTACACGGGAAAAGACAGTTAA
- a CDS encoding YebC/PmpR family DNA-binding transcriptional regulator, with the protein MGRAFEYRKASKMARWDKMAKTFSKIGKDIALAVKAGGTDPEANPALRRCILNAKGANMPKDNVERAIKKAGGADAENYEEITYEGYGQGGVAFFVECTTNNPTRTVANVRAIFNKFDGNLGKNGELAFIFDRKGIFTIDLAKITMDWDDFEMEMIDGGAEDVEKDDEEVMITTAFEDFGSLSHKLDELKIEAKSSELQRIPNNIKEVTLDQFKANMKMLDRFEEDDDVQNVYHNMEITDELLESL; encoded by the coding sequence ATGGGAAGAGCATTTGAATATAGAAAAGCCTCTAAAATGGCACGTTGGGATAAAATGGCCAAGACTTTTTCTAAAATAGGAAAAGATATTGCCTTAGCAGTAAAAGCAGGAGGTACTGATCCAGAAGCCAATCCGGCATTGAGAAGATGTATTCTGAATGCAAAAGGTGCTAATATGCCTAAGGATAATGTTGAAAGAGCAATCAAAAAAGCAGGTGGGGCAGATGCAGAAAACTATGAGGAAATAACTTATGAAGGTTACGGACAAGGTGGTGTTGCATTTTTCGTAGAATGTACTACAAATAATCCTACTAGAACTGTTGCTAACGTAAGAGCAATCTTTAACAAGTTTGATGGTAACCTCGGAAAGAATGGGGAATTAGCTTTTATATTTGATAGAAAAGGGATTTTTACTATCGATTTGGCTAAAATTACAATGGATTGGGATGATTTTGAAATGGAAATGATCGACGGTGGAGCAGAAGACGTAGAAAAAGATGATGAAGAGGTAATGATTACAACTGCTTTTGAAGATTTTGGATCTTTATCACACAAATTAGATGAGCTTAAAATTGAAGCTAAGAGCTCAGAATTACAGAGAATTCCAAATAATATAAAAGAGGTAACGTTAGATCAGTTTAAAGCAAATATGAAAATGCTTGACCGTTTCGAAGAAGATGATGATGTACAAAACGTATATCACAATATGGAAATTACAGACGAACTTTTAGAGTCTTTATAG
- a CDS encoding DUF4013 domain-containing protein: MMQFYKKRDFGTFISDSFTFFKLYGKNYFKNYILLNGLLLILMVAIFIFGYRELFMQIFGSNMSGESYYFESYFEDNMGMFIVVGLLTFLLFLIMMIVNYLFPVFYLKRLAEGEVKIRTDDILNDFKKNAGKIGKLCLGMVFVVTPLSLIVMGISYAMILIVVGFFLILLIYPALFNVVTFLMYDYFNSKRGFFESLSYSIRSQFSYANGREKSPFWKYWGSTVVISIILYVITTIFTAIPMIFFMLKITTTTPDANFEQNPFAGSFGIMMFVMYGISMLVSFFLSNMLYVNSGLMYYDSRRDFHQKVELEEIETIGINE, translated from the coding sequence ATGATGCAATTTTATAAAAAAAGAGATTTCGGAACATTTATTAGCGACAGTTTTACCTTTTTCAAATTATATGGTAAAAACTACTTCAAAAATTATATTCTACTGAATGGGCTTTTGCTTATTCTGATGGTTGCCATATTTATTTTTGGATACAGAGAGTTGTTTATGCAAATCTTCGGTTCCAATATGAGTGGCGAAAGCTATTATTTTGAATCTTATTTTGAAGACAACATGGGAATGTTTATCGTAGTAGGATTGCTGACTTTCTTGCTTTTTTTAATCATGATGATTGTCAATTATCTTTTCCCTGTATTTTATTTGAAAAGATTGGCGGAAGGAGAAGTGAAAATAAGAACGGATGATATTTTAAATGATTTTAAAAAGAATGCAGGTAAAATAGGAAAGCTTTGTTTGGGAATGGTTTTCGTTGTCACACCGCTTTCGCTTATTGTAATGGGAATTTCTTATGCGATGATATTGATTGTTGTTGGATTTTTTCTCATCTTATTAATTTATCCGGCATTATTTAATGTTGTTACATTTTTAATGTATGATTATTTCAACAGCAAAAGAGGCTTTTTCGAAAGTTTAAGCTATTCTATTCGTTCACAGTTTTCTTACGCTAACGGAAGAGAAAAATCTCCATTTTGGAAATATTGGGGTTCTACGGTTGTTATTTCAATTATTCTTTATGTAATTACGACCATTTTTACGGCAATCCCAATGATTTTTTTCATGCTGAAAATCACGACGACCACGCCTGATGCAAATTTTGAACAAAACCCATTTGCCGGAAGTTTCGGGATTATGATGTTTGTAATGTATGGAATTTCTATGTTGGTATCTTTCTTTTTGTCGAATATGCTGTATGTAAATTCGGGATTAATGTACTACGACAGCCGAAGAGATTTTCATCAGAAAGTAGAGTTGGAAGAAATTGAAACGATTGGTATCAATGAATAA
- a CDS encoding GNAT family N-acetyltransferase, with product MEFVNNKSGNGGVITLNNEIKEVGRVTYTIFPEENKLIISFVLVHPEFEGRGMGKFLVEEAIKFSRENNWKVYPHCSYARAVMRRMNDVEDIFLQS from the coding sequence ATGGAATTCGTAAACAATAAATCTGGAAACGGCGGAGTCATTACACTCAACAATGAAATCAAAGAAGTAGGTAGAGTAACTTATACCATTTTTCCTGAAGAAAATAAATTAATTATTTCTTTCGTCTTGGTTCACCCCGAATTTGAAGGTCGCGGAATGGGAAAATTTTTGGTAGAAGAAGCGATTAAATTTTCGAGAGAAAATAACTGGAAAGTTTATCCACACTGTTCTTACGCAAGAGCCGTAATGAGAAGAATGAATGATGTGGAAGATATTTTTTTACAAAGCTAA
- a CDS encoding UDP-2,3-diacylglucosamine diphosphatase, with translation MKRNVELVIISDVHLGTYGCKAKELLRYLNSIQPKTLVLNGDIIDIWQFKKSYFPKPHLKVIKKIISFATKNTNVYYITGNHDEMFRKFTDFELGKLKVVNKLCLDLNEKKTWIFHGDVFDASVQHSKWIAKLGGKGYDLLIVINNVVNWFLEKMGKEKYSFSKKIKNNVKKAVKYIGDFELTASELAIDNGYDYVVCGHIHQPQMREVVNKKGSCTYLNSGDWIENLSALEYHDNEWKIFHYEDHKHLLKDDEADEIHEINNSDLLKIVTQFT, from the coding sequence TTGAAAAGAAACGTTGAACTTGTTATCATTTCGGATGTACATTTGGGAACTTACGGATGTAAGGCCAAAGAACTTCTACGATATCTAAATTCTATTCAACCGAAAACATTAGTTTTAAATGGTGATATTATTGATATTTGGCAGTTTAAAAAGTCTTACTTCCCTAAGCCTCATTTAAAAGTAATCAAAAAGATTATTTCATTCGCTACAAAAAACACAAATGTCTATTATATTACCGGTAATCATGATGAAATGTTCAGAAAATTTACCGATTTTGAACTCGGCAAACTAAAAGTTGTCAACAAGCTTTGCTTAGATTTAAACGAAAAAAAAACATGGATCTTTCATGGTGATGTTTTTGATGCTTCAGTACAGCATTCAAAATGGATTGCTAAACTTGGCGGAAAAGGCTATGATCTTCTAATTGTCATTAATAATGTTGTGAATTGGTTTTTAGAAAAAATGGGTAAAGAAAAATACTCTTTTTCAAAAAAAATTAAGAATAACGTAAAAAAGGCAGTAAAGTATATTGGCGATTTTGAATTAACCGCTTCCGAACTTGCTATTGATAATGGCTACGATTATGTAGTTTGTGGCCATATTCATCAGCCTCAAATGCGTGAAGTAGTCAATAAAAAGGGTTCTTGTACTTATCTTAACTCTGGAGATTGGATTGAAAACCTCTCCGCTTTGGAATATCATGATAACGAATGGAAAATCTTTCATTATGAAGATCACAAACATTTGCTGAAAGATGATGAAGCCGATGAAATTCACGAGATCAACAATTCTGATCTTTTGAAAATTGTAACTCAATTTACTTAG